From a single Chiloscyllium punctatum isolate Juve2018m chromosome 29, sChiPun1.3, whole genome shotgun sequence genomic region:
- the LOC140454652 gene encoding leucine-rich repeat and fibronectin type III domain-containing protein 1-like protein isoform X2 — protein MERLLFSLLLLSLTVKAQLCPKRCICQNLSPSLSILCAKTGLLFVPPFIDRRTVELRLTDNFITTVKRKDFANMTSLVHLTLSRNTISQIMPLTFGDLRGLRALHLDSNRLTRVNPEHFNGLINLRHLILSNNQLHYIAADSFDDFIVSLEDLDLSYNNLENLPWETIGKMTNVNSLSLDHNLIDFVPEGTFSNLHKLARLDMTSNKLHKLPPDPLFLRVQMFARTKGSPLTSLVLSFGGNPLHCNCELLWLRRLTREDDLETCASPPHLMGKYFWFIPEEEFTCDPPLITRHTSKTFVMEGQRAMLKCKAVGDPDPFIHWTSPDGRLISNSSRAITYENGTLHIIIATPKDSGTFTCIASNAGGEAMAQVELIVNPLPHFANGTNNIKEPDPGSSDITTSAKSGSPPVTNDTKATQDKKVIASDLTSSSVQIRWPSQRNIPGIRMYQVQYNSSSDDVLVYR, from the coding sequence ATGGAGAGGCTCCTCTTCTCTCTGCTCCTGCTCAGTTTGACTGTCAAGGCTCAGCTTTGTCCAAAGCGTTGCATCTGCCAgaacctctccccttccctctccatcCTCTGTGCCAAAACTGGGCTTCTGTTTGTGCCTCCATTTATCGACAGGAGGACGGTGGAGCTGCGCCTAACCGATAACTTCATCACCACGGTGAAGAGGAAAGACTTTGCCAACATGACCAGCCTTGTCCACCTCACGTTGTCGAGGAATACAATCAGCCAGATCATGCCTCTCACCTTTGGTGACCTCCGCGGTCTTCGGGCTCTACACCTGGACAGTAACAGACTGACCAGAGTCAACCCTGAGCACTTCAATGGCCTAATCAATCTCCGACACCTGATCCTTAGCAACAACCAGCTGCATTACATCGCAGCTGACTCATTTGATGACTTTATCGTATCTCTCGAAGATCTGGACCTCTCCTACAACAACCTGGAGAATCTGCCTTGGGAAACTATTGGCAAAATGACAAACGTCAACTCCCTCAGTCTGGACCATAACCTCATTGACTTTGTTCCCGAAGGGACATTTTCCAACCTTCACAAATTGGCTCGATTAGATATGACATccaacaaactgcacaagttacCTCCTGATCCCCTCTTTCTAAGAGTTCAAATGTTTGCTAGGACAAAAGGCTCTCCGCTCACCTCTCTGGTGCTTAGCTTTGGTGGGAATCCGCTGCATTGTAACTGTGAGCTACTCTGGTTGAGACGCCTTACAAGAGAGGATGATCTGGAAACATGTGCCTCACCGCCTCATTTAATGGGTAAATATTTCTGGTTCATCCCTGAGGAGGAATTTACCTGTGATCCTCCACTCATTACACGACATACCTCCAAAACATTTGTCATGGAAGGTCAGCGAGCAATGTTGAAATGTAAAGCAGTGGgggacccagacccattcatccaCTGGACCTCACCAGATGGAAGGCTGATCTCAAATTCATCCAGGGCCATCACCTATGAGAATGGAACCCTGCATATCATAATTGCCACCCCAAAAGACAGCGGGACCTTTACTTGCATTGCCTCCAATGCTGGTGGCGAAGCCATGGCCCAAGTGGAGTTGATTGTCAATCCTCTTCCACATTTTGCCAACGGCACAAATAACATCAAGGAACCAGATCCTGGTTCATCGGATATCACCACGTCTGCCAAGTCAGGTTCTCCACCAGTTACTAATGACACAAAGGCTACACAGGACAAGAAGGTCATTGCAAGTGACCTCACCTCGTCCTCCGTACAGATTCGATGGCCCTCACAACGAAATATTCCTGGAATCCGAATGTACCAAGTCCAGTATAACAGCTCATCTGACGATGTACTCGTTTACAG